Proteins encoded within one genomic window of Setaria italica strain Yugu1 chromosome IV, Setaria_italica_v2.0, whole genome shotgun sequence:
- the LOC101773929 gene encoding uncharacterized protein LOC101773929 isoform X3 translates to MVEGSDIAWDSFSFCLGESGSFVADKSCECTRQSFFRKNRACSIDIANILSCSKKPIFAKELTRLKLVEEIVCLKNNITCCGDDAIFFTSLALAPTAAGEILMKLRGLLMMVSTESINLELIGDGAPKKKDVEKTSGGSRKGKKKSNTSKKLTASAKPSKDNGCSSSESRNCRPLPNQCPASVRGTTDGPPSEETPCKEIIPTMKEQTVGLDDCKNQCNKKKNKRKGKTKPSNLMRPESPRSTKLKTVVPHIATDASHKPVEEVDVLPHHPSYVHPSKSEISEAVRCSDPSILSNGTNVIASRKGKKLEDPSYSPRVSSSVTTEHFQSADEYDASYMDEQASSYISQSESVVQSSSCLPSGINNVASNNLNGSSVGSLVRSAQEKTGCDEKQLDHKSVATTDKILPSVIPANMLQSAITDNGAVMKNSGGEYYVYNRNLLGGTSYEWPSVTPPHFVSPEMQQRPAAADRLHLDGYKWPTQFNQPFLSANHQVRNPPIDAGCNQMLPSLAVPLSFDWPPVFRGYGKNAAVSYDPLYTPQMQSSAWSGFPAQLMQRGGICSDSDVGDDTESYWFSEEEPDSRAHSGRDINQYFGGGVMYWNPAEHAGTGFSRPPSLSSDDSAWAWHEADVIRVVDDVANGIPSTYTNGVSSPPSTPSCSQNESFDPAAHSITGNDINNEAHTSPSSMQESPEDKTTSVVKSVPCGSEVVKGDTLPYAMLRPIVVPISRRSSRSEIKAGHDHRSPCVPSTRRDIPLLRRPPSPVVLSVPRVPRPPPPSPAGESRKRGFPIVRSGSSSPRHWGMRGLFSEDKIFHRAQFCLDGPEVVWPSWGNKATSSGTLVQSIEDTVLQDHLVKISQLSRDQHPDVALPVQPPDMLNGSSHKTSLSSMHNALHEEIDQFCKQVAAGNLVRRPYINWAVKRVTRCLQVLWPRSRTNLFGSNATGLALPTSDVDLVVSLPPVRNLEPIKEAGILEGRNGIKETCLQHAARCLTNQDWVRSDSLKTVENTAIPVIMLVADVPCDTNMFNEYSSVLDSSQEYSVNVLGEQGSPPRSDTSSSEGSNMLVSSKLNKDDCDIVQSIRLDISFKSPSHTGLQTTELVRELTQQFPAVVPLALILKKFLADRSLDHPYSGGLSSYCLVLLIVRFLQHEHHLGRPINQNLGSLLMDFLYFFGNIFDPRHMRISIQGSGIYLNRERGHSIDPIHIDDPLCPANNVGRNCFRIHQCIKAFADAFAVLENELLQFSSECSMPESSFNILKKIIPSIDTDEL, encoded by the exons ATGGTTGAAGGATCAGATATTGCTTGGGATAGTTTCTCCTTCTGCTTAGGTGAATCAGGATCATTTGTGGCAGATAAATCTTGTGAATGTACACGACAGTCTTTCTTCAGAAAGAATCGGGCTTGTTCCATTGACATTGCAAACATTCTATCTTGTAGCAAGAAGCCTATATTTGCTAAAGAGTTGACAAGACTGAAACTAGTTGAGGAGATAGTGTGTTTGAAGAACAACATTACTTGCTGTGGCGATGATGCAATCTTTTTCACTTCATTAGCTTTGGCTCCTACTGCTGCTGGTGAGATACTTATGAAATTACGAGGGCTCCTCATGATGGTGTCAACAGAAAGCATAAATCTTGAACTTATTGGGGATGGAGCTCCGAAAAAGAAAGATGTTGAGAAGACCAGTGGTGGTTCTcggaaaggaaagaagaagtCTAACACCTCGAAAAAGCTAACAGCATCTGCTAAACCATCCAAG gatAATGGATGCAGTAGTTCGGAAAGTCGCAATTGTAGGCCTTTACCCAACCAGTGCCCTGCATCTGTTAGAGGCACTACTGATGGACCTCCATCTGAAGAAACTCCTTGCAAGGAAATTATACCCACAATGAAG GAGCAAACTGTCGGGTTGGATGACTGCAAGAATCAATGTaacaaaaagaagaacaagCGTAAAGGGAAAACAAAACCATCAAATCTGATGAGACCTGAGAGCCCAAGATCTACCAAATTGAAAACAGTTGTTCCCCATATTGCTACAGATGCCTCACATAAACCTGTTGAAGAAGTCGATGTCTTACCTCATCACCCATCTTATGTCCATCCTTCCAAGAGTGAGATCTCTGAAGCAGTTAGATGTTCTGACCCTTCCATTTTATCTAATGGAACAAATGTAATAGCCAGCAGAAAGGGCAAAAAACTTGAAGACCCATCGTATTCTCCTAGAGTTAGCTCATCAGTTACTACAGAACATTTTCAAAGTGCTGATGAATATGATGCCTCCTATATGGATGAGCAGGCCTCATCGTACATCAGTCAAAGTGAATCGGTGGTTCAGTCGTCGTCATGTTTACCTTCAGGAATCAACAATGTCGCTTCCAATAATCTGAACGGAAGCTCTGTTGGCTCCTTGGTAAGATCTGCACAGGAAAAAACTGGCTGTGATGAGAAACAATTGGATCATAAATCTGTAGCAACAACGGACAAAATTTTACCTTCTGTTATTCCTGCCAACATGCTTCAAAGTGCTATAACTGACAATGGTGCAGTAATGAAAAATAGCGGCGGTGAATATTATGTATACAACAGGAACCTACTGGGAGGAACATCATATGAATGGCCCAGTGTAACACCACCTCATTTTGTATCTCCTGAAATGCAACAGCGTCCAGCTGCAGCAGACAGGTTGCATCTTGATGGTTACAAATGGCCAACTCAATTCAATCAACCCTTTCTTTCTGCGAACCATCAGGTGAGGAATCCGCCGATTGATGCTGGATGCAATCAAATGTTACCTTCTCTAGCGGTGCCACTAAGTTTTGATTGGCCTCCTGTTTTTAGAGGTTACGGTAAAAATGCAGCTGTAAGTTATGATCCATTGTACACCCCACAGATGCAATCTTCTGCTTGGTCAGGGTTCCCTGCTCAACTAATGCAAAGAGGGGGTATTTGCAGTGACAGTGACGTTGGGGATGATACTGAAAGCTACTGGTTTTCTGAAGAAGAACCAGATAGCCGTGCACATTCTGGAAGAGATATTAACCAATACTTTGGTGGAGGTGTGATGTATTGGAACCCTGCAGAACATGCAGGAACTGGTTTTTCTAGGCCACCATCTCTTAGTTCAGACGATAGTGCTTGGGCTTGGCATGAGGCTGATGTTATAcgagttgttgatgatgtggctaatGGGATTCCATCTACATACACAAATGGTGTATCATCACCACCCTCCACTCCATCCTGTTCTCAAAATGAATCTTTTGATCCTGCTGCTCACTCAATAACAGGGAATGACATCAATAATGAAGCTCATACTTCTCCATCTTCTATGCAAGAGAGTCCTGAAGATAAAACGACTTCAGTTGTCAAGAGTGTGCCTTGTGGCAGTGAAGTAGTTAAGGGAGATACATTGCCATATGCCATGCTGCGGCCGATAGTTGTTCCTATATCACGAAGGTCATCAAGATCTGAGATTAAGGCTGGTCATGATCACAGGAGTCCATGTGTACCATCAACAAGGAGGGACATACCTCTTCTAAGAAGACCTCCATCACCAGTAGTGCTTAGTGTTCCCCGCGTGcctcggccaccacctccttccCCTGCTGGAGAGTCAAGAAAAAGAGGATTCCCGATTGTTAGATCTGGCAGCTCAAGTCCTCGTCATTGGGGGATGAGAGGTCTATTTTCTGAGGACAAAATTTTCCATAGGGCTCAGTTTTGCTTGGATGGTCCTGAAGTTGTATGGCCTTCATGGGGAAACAAGGCCACTTCTTCTGGTACATTGGTGCAATCAATTGAGGATACTGTTTTGCAGGACCACCTTGTTAAGATTTCACAGCTATCTCGTGATCAACAT CCAGACGTGGCATTGCCTGTACAGCCACCTGATATGCTAAACGGCTCATCTCACAAGACATCCCTCTCTTCGATGCACAATGCTCTACATGAAGAAATAGATCAATTCTGTAAGCAG GTTGCTGCTGGTAATCTGGTGAGGAGGCCCTACATAAACTGGGCTGTCAAAAGAGTCACACGGTGCTTGCAGGTTCTGTGGCCTCGCTCCCGTACAAATCTATTTGGCTCAAATGCCACTGGCTTGGCTCTTCCAACTAGTGACGTTGATCTTGTAGTTTCTCTTCCCCCTGTCCGAAACCTG GAACCTATTAAAGAAGCTGGAATTTTGGAAGGCCGGAATGGCATCAAGGAAACATGTCTACAG CATGCAGCAAGGTGTCTTACAAACCAAGACTGGGTTAGGAGTGATTCCCTCAAAACAGTTGAAAACACAGCT ATACCTGTGATTATGCTTGTAGCAGATGTACCTTGTGACACAAATATGTTCAATGAGTATTCTTCAGTACTGGATAGCTCACAAGAATATTCAGTTAATGTGCTTGGAGAACAAGGGAGTCCTCCTCGGTCTGATACCTCTAGTTCAGAAGGCAGCAACATGCTGGTGTCCTCAAAATTGAATAAGGATGATTGTGACATTGTGCAGTCAATTCGTCTTGATATAAGTTTCAAATCGCCATCCCACACAGGACTGCAGACTACTGAGTTG GTGCGCGAGTTGACACAGCAATTTCCTGCAGTTGTACCTCTTGCATTGATTCTCAAGAAGTTTTTGGCTGACCGGAGTTTGGACCATCCCTATTCAGGTGGTCTAAGCTCTTACTGTTTG GTGCTGTTAATTGTTCGTTTTCTCCAGCATGAGCATCATCTTGGTCGGCCTATCAACCAA AATCTGGGCAGCCTTTTGATGGATTTCTTATACTTTTTTGG GAACATATTTGATCCACGCCATATGCGTATTTCTATCCAAGGAAGTGGAATTTATTTGAATCGTGAAAGAGGGCACAG CATTGACCCAATTCACATTGATGATCCACTTTGCCCTGCAAACAATGTGGGCAGGAATTGTTTCCGCATTCACCAATGTATAAAG GCTTTTGCTGATGCTTTTGCTGTTCTAGAGAATGAGCTACTACAGTTCAGTTCAGAATGTAGCATGCCTGAATCATCATTCAATATACTAAAGAAAATAATCCCAAGTATTGATACTGATGAGTTGTAG